GCCGCTGTGCGTGCGTTCCTGCCTGCGTGCAGTGCGTGCGTGCTTTCTTTCGCTCCATCCGCTCCCCCCCTCCAAATCTCTCGAAAATCCGAGCCGCCGCCGACCAGCCTTTACCGCCGATCCCTCTCCGGCCGGCGCGCGTACGTACGTCCGTCCGGCCCCAGAAAATATAAAGGGAAGGCAGCCGGGCGCGCGGGTGGTTAGCCGGCCCTCTACCACCGGCGCCTCGCCGCCGTCCAGTTCCAGGCCGCCCGCACGCACATGAGATCATGAGCTCGGAGGACTCGGTGAAGTCGCTGTCGCTGGACTACCTGAACCTGCTGATCAACGGGCAGGCCTTCAGCGACGTGGCCTTCAGCGTGGAGGGGCGGCTGGTGCACGCGCACCGCTGCGTGCTGGCCGCGCGCAGCCTCTTCTTCCGCAAGCTGTTCTGCGGCCTGGACCCGAACTACCAGCCGCCGACGCCGACGCTGGGCTCGTCGTCCTCCGGCGCCCGCGCGCCGGAGCTCGTCATCCCCGTCAGCTCCATCCGCTACgaggtgctggtgctggtgctccaGTTCCTCTACAGCGGCCAGGCCTCCGTGGCCGCCCCCAAGAGCGGGCCGCTACCGGGCTGCGGCGCCAGGGGCTGCTGGCACACCAGCTGCGGCGCCGCCGTCGACCTCGCCCTCGACaccctcgccgccgcccgctccttcGGCGTCGAGCAGCTGGCCCTCCTCGTCCAGGTGGGGTGGGGATCCATTTCTTCTTCCTGTACTGTTGTTAATTGTCACTCTTGAATTCTTGGGATCTGCATGCTGCCAGGCAGAGGCAGCTACTACTACCTACTACTGAGTACTGACTGAGATTGGCATATGGTTCGTTGAAGTCGAAGCTCATCGATCGGTACAGCGCACGGCATCATATCAATCAATTCTTCAAGATGGGATCCTTCTAGCACCGCCGGGATCGTGCGTGGGCGTGGCCTTCGTCttgtctctctctttttttttattGCGTGGAACAAGGAATCTATAGATATGGCAGGCTGCAACAGGGGACTGTGAGTCGTCTCTAGTCTCTCACAGTATCTCTTGCTTTTCTGCCGTTTTGGCTACTGCACCTGTCATCACTTGTCATGGATGGATCGCTTCCACCCCCTGCCCCCCTCTCTGACTCATCTTTACTAGGAAGGGTCTTGTCACGCCCTTGTTCATGTCTCGTGTCCCCTTCCTTCTTCCCATCCCCATCCCATCCATTGCACGCGCGCGCTGCGTTTCATTCCGTAGCAATTGCAATGGCAGTATATGGATTGCTAGGGTTTCTCGGAGATCGATCCGATCGATCCCGGTCTAGTCCGTCCAAGGGCAAGGCTCGTCACAGGCCCTCCCAACCCCAATTCCCAACAACAAGCAAACGCACGCAGCAGCCGCGCGGTGCATCATTTCCGAAACACACCTCGCTTTGCTGCCTTACTGCTGTTCAAGCAGTACAACACAGCGCTGCCATGGCGATGAATGCAAGTATACGCGCAGTCAAAAGCGCCATATGCATGCATGCTGCGTATCGATCCAAACAGCTCTGGTCCTGAGCGGCCTGCAGCGTCGAAGTGGAAGAAGCGTGTATCTATGCGCGCGATCGAGCGGTGCCCAGGGCACGCGCCGGCCGGAGAATCTTCGGCCGCCGCTACATTTCATGCTGCTAATCACCTATACCTGCCTGCCTAACCGTACCCGTGCAGTGTTTAATTAATATTGTTCGGCTCGATGTTGCGCTGCAGAAGCAGCTGGAGGCCATGGCGAAGGAGGCGTCCGTGGACGACGTGATGAAGGTGCTGATGGCGTCGCGCAAGTTCGAGATGCAGGAGCTCTGGGCCACCTGCTCGCACCTGGTGGCGCGCTCGGGCCTCTCCGCCGACCTCCTCGCCAAGCACCTCCCCATCGACGTGGTGGCCAAGATCGAGGAGATCCGCGCCGCCGCCAATAAGTCCCCCGTGTGCGCCGTCTCCGGCGGCGGCGGGCCGCGCTCGCCGTTCCTCCTCACCCACCACTACCTCCCCGTCAACGgcgcgtcggcgtcggcgtcggcgtcggaGGCCGAGCGCGACCACAGGGTCCGGCGCATGCGGCGCGCGCTGGACGCCGCCGACATCGAGCTGGTGAAGCTGATGGTGATGGGCGAGGGGCTGGACCTGGACGCGGCGCTGGCCGTGCACTACGCCGTGCAGCACTGCGGCCGCGACGTCGTCAAGGCGCTGCTGGAGCTGGGCGCCGCCGACGTCAACTCCCGCGCCGGGCCCGCGGGGAAGACGGCGCTGCACCTGGCGGCCGAGATGGTGTCCCCCGACATGGTGTCCGTGCTCCTCGACCACCACGCCGACCCCAGCGCCCGGACGCTGGACGGCGTCACCCCGCTCGACGTGCTCCGCGGCCTCACCTCCGAGTTCCTCTTCAGGGGCGCCGTGCCGGGGCTCACGCACATCGAGCCCAACAAGCTCAGGCTCTGCCTCGAGCTCGTGCAGTCCGCGGTGATGGTGACCACGCGCGACGACGACGCCGGGGCAGGGGGAGGAGGAAGCGATGCCGCCGACGACAGCTTGGTGAGCCTCACCATGAATTCCACGCTCATGTACCAGGGCCAGGAGATGGCGGCAGCGGTGGCCGGCGAGGCCAGGAAA
This portion of the Zea mays cultivar B73 chromosome 2, Zm-B73-REFERENCE-NAM-5.0, whole genome shotgun sequence genome encodes:
- the LOC103647110 gene encoding BTB/POZ domain and ankyrin repeat-containing protein NH5.1, whose translation is MSSEDSVKSLSLDYLNLLINGQAFSDVAFSVEGRLVHAHRCVLAARSLFFRKLFCGLDPNYQPPTPTLGSSSSGARAPELVIPVSSIRYEVLVLVLQFLYSGQASVAAPKSGPLPGCGARGCWHTSCGAAVDLALDTLAAARSFGVEQLALLVQKQLEAMAKEASVDDVMKVLMASRKFEMQELWATCSHLVARSGLSADLLAKHLPIDVVAKIEEIRAAANKSPVCAVSGGGGPRSPFLLTHHYLPVNGASASASASEAERDHRVRRMRRALDAADIELVKLMVMGEGLDLDAALAVHYAVQHCGRDVVKALLELGAADVNSRAGPAGKTALHLAAEMVSPDMVSVLLDHHADPSARTLDGVTPLDVLRGLTSEFLFRGAVPGLTHIEPNKLRLCLELVQSAVMVTTRDDDAGAGGGGSDAADDSLVSLTMNSTLMYQGQEMAAAVAGEARKGSSGGGRGSPSNLYFPTAFP